The DNA region ACATGAGTAGCAAGCCGCTTCACGCCTTTGTCCAACTGTACTGTTCCGCAGCGAGTCCTGATAACAATTGCTTAACAGTAGGATAATATTCATTTAAGCAGTCCCCCTGAAAGGCAATGTACCTTTGCGGCGAGTTTAGGGGGTCGTATAAAAATTGCTGCCTCCAACCGTAAAAGCACTGCAACACACTTACAAATTCATGAATAAAGTTGTTTTAATCCTACTTACCCTCGGGATTTCCTGGAGCGCGCTGGCGCAGAACGGGAAAATCGCCGGCAAAGTGATTGACCAAAACACGGGCGAAGAACTGATCGGGGTAAGTGTGGTAATCGACGGCACGACCAACGGCGCCAGTACCGACCTCGACGGCTCTTACGTCATCAGTGCTGAACCGGGCACGTACAACGTTACCGTTAGTTACGTTTCGTTCCAAAGCAAGAAATTCAATAATGTCGTCATCAAAGCCGGCGAGACGACACCCCTCAACATCACGCTGGCCGAAGAAACGCAAACCCTGAACGAGGTCGTGGTGGTCGCCGAATACGAGCGCGAATCGACCGATGCTCTGCTGGTCGAGCGGAAAAACGCACTCCAGGTATCGGACGGTCTGGCACGTGAGTTCATTGCCAAAACGCCGGACCGTTTGTCGAGCGACGTGATCAAGCGGGTCAGTGGCGCCAGCATTCAGGACAATAAATTTGCGATTGTGCGCGGCCTCAACGACCGGTACAACACTGCGTTTCTGAACGGCGCCCCGCTGCCCAGCACAGAATCGGACCGGAAGGCGTTTTCGTTCGATTTGTTCCCTTCCAACCTGCTGGACAACATTAACATCGTCAAGACGGCCACACCCGACCTACCAGCCGACTTCGCAGGCGGGGTTATTCAGCTTAAGACCCGGGACATTCCTACGGAGAACTTTTTCTCCATTTCGGCGGGCCCGCGTTTTAACACCATCACGACGTTCAAAGAATTTTATAAGTCGCCCCAAGGGAGTCTGGATTTTCTGGGTATGAACGACGGTTCGCGCGACCTGCCCTCGAACCTGCCGTCCAGCGACACGTGGCGTCAGGAAAACCTGAATTCCAACCCCATTCAGGCGGCTCAGTACGCAACCCAGTTCCGGAACGACTGGGCACTGACGCGCATTCCTTCCATTGCTCCCGGCTATTCGGCACAGATCAACGGCGGGTTTTCCAAACCTGTTTTTGGAAACGACTTCGGCGCGATCTTCTCGATTACCAACAACAACGACTATTCTTACTCGCAATCGCCTCAGCAACGCTTCCTGAACCCGTCTGCCCCCGGCGAGCGCTACGTGCTGCGCCAGCGCTTCCTGGACGATCGCTACAGCCATAACGTAACCACCGGTTTCTTGCTCAACTTGGCCTACAAACTCGGTGACAACCACAAGTTTGGCTTGAAGAACTCACTCAATTACACCACAGACGACCTTGTGGTACGCCGGGGTGGCTACCGTGACTTGCAGATTTCGCAGGAGCAAGAGTCTTCCATTCGCTGGTATACCAACAACCGCCTGTTCACGAGCCAGTTTACCGGAGAGCATTTTCTGCCGGGTTCGAAACTTAAAATCGATTGGCTCGGAGGCGTTAGTTCGATCTACCGCACCGTTCCTAGTCTGCGTCGCCAGGTGTATACCCGGACCAACCGACCCGACGATCCTTCGGACGACGGACGGACGTTTGTAGCCGCCATTCAGCGGAACGGTACCTCGACTACGTCGGGTGGTAACTTCTTCAGTTCCAACACGGACGAGACGGCCTACACGCTGAAACTGGACCTCAGCCGTAAGTTCGATCAACTGCGCACCGAAGTGAAAGTAGGCGCTTTTTACGTAGACCGTCAGCGCGCATTCGCCGCACGCGAACTCGGCTTTACGCAGTTTGACCCGCCCGGCACACTGCGCTTCAACAGCGACTTGCTGAACTTGCCGGTAGACCAGATTTTCGACCCAGCGAACCTGGGGTACCAGATCAGTGCCGAGGGCGACACGGTAGCCGGCGGTTTCCGGATTTTTGACGCGACACTGCCCAACAACAGTTACGATGCCGGCTCGGTTACTAAGGCGTCGTATGCCATGCTGAACAACCAGATTACCGAGCGCCTGCGGCTCATTTGGGGAGTGCGCATGGAAAGCTACAACCAGACGCTTTCGGGCTTCGGACGTAATTCACAGCCCGTTACGGTCGATTCTACCGTGATCGACTGGCTGCCTTCGGCCAACCTGATTTTCTCGTTGACTTCCAAGTCCAACGTGCGGCTTTCTTTCTCGCAAACCGTGTCACGTCCCGAGTATCGTGAGTTGGCTCCGTTTAGCTTCTACGATTACACGGACAACTTCACTACCAACGGGAACCCGGCGCTAGAGCGGACCAAAATCACCAATGGTGACGTGCGTTACGAACTGTTCCCCCGCAGCGGCGAGGTTATTTCGATATCGGGTTTCTACAAGCACTTCAACGGCCCGATTGAGCGCGTACAGTTGCTTCCCAACGAAGTAACCTTCGTCAACGCCACCCAGGCCATCAACTACGGTGGTGAGGTTGAGCTGCGTACCCGCCTCAACAAGTTTTTGTTCCTGCCTCAGTCTCAGTTGCTCTCGTACTTCACGGTTAGCGCCAACCTGGCGTTGATCAAATCGGAGGTGAGTTTCGAAGACGCCGATCCTTCCATCAAGGAGCTCGTGATTCAGAAACGACCGCTGCAAGGCCAGTCGCCTTATGTGTTCAATGCCAGCGTGGTCTTCGACGAGCCTACGTTGAATCTGTCCGTCAGCGCTTCGTACAACCGCGTTGGTCCTCGCATCTTCATTGCCGGTACGTTCGAAGATCCTACCATTCTGGAGAACCCTCGTAACGTGCTCGATCTGCAAGTCTCGCGTACCTTCTTCGAAAAGCTGAACCTGCGCCTGAACGTACGCGACGTCCTGGCCAACAAGTTTATCTTCTATTACGATAACAACGCCAACGAAAAGTACGACAGCTACGACGACGCGTTCATCGAACGGACGGTCGGGACGGGCGTTACCTTCACAGCGTCCTACAACTTCTGATTCTGTAGCAGAAAAGTATAAGCAAAGAGGCATGTGCGCTACGTACATGCCTCTTTGCATTTATTTAAGATACCGTTACGCAACATGGCAGTAATGTATTCTTAACAGCCCCTTAACACCAAACGTGCGACGAAGATCTACTTTTGCGCGTACTCAATACAATCACGAATACCTAACAAACCTTTTTCATGAAAAAGATTTATCTTCTTCTCATGGCTGCCCTTCTCCCCGGAATGGCCATGAGCCAGACGCCATTCTTCACGGAGACCTCGTATCGCGGCGCTTTCGGACCAGTCGGCACAGAAGACTGGACCGCAGGCTGGACCGAATGGGACCCCCAAAACGTGGAATATCCTGCGCCTACCGTGGTAAAATCGGGCACCATCAGTGCTGACGAGACGTGGGCCAGCACAGATGTGGTAGACCTGCAAGGATTCGTTTATGTAACCAATGGTGCTACGCTGACCATTGAACCAGGTTGTATTATTCGTGGAGATGCCGCTACCAAAGGCTCGCTGATCATCACCAAAGGTTCGTTCATCGACGCGCAAGGAACGGCAGAATCGCCCATCGTTTTCACCTCGAAAGCCGACGTAGGCTCGCGTAACGTGGGCGACTGGGGCGGGATCATCCTGCTTGGAGATGCACCGGTCAACCGTCCGAGCGCGATCATCGAAGGAGGTCTGGATGCCCAGTACTCCAGCTACGGTGGCACCAACGCTGCCGACAACAGCGGTGTTCTGAGCTACGTTCGCATCGAATTTGGCGGCGCTATCTACACGACCGACAACGAGATCAACGGCCTGACCATGGGTGGTATCGGTTCCGGCACCACCATCGACCACATCCAGTGTTCTTACATCAACGACGACTCGTTCGAGTGGTTTGGTGGCACCGTCAACTGTAAATACCTGATCGCTTACGGCGGCATTGACGACGACTTCGATACCGACTACGGCTACAGTGGCTACGTGCAATTTGCGCTGGGTGTACGCGACCCCGATAACGCCGATGCAGCGGGTGACTCGAATGGTTTCGAATCAGACAACGACGGCAATGGCTCAAACGCCAAGCCTCAAACGTCGGTGATCTTCTCGAACGTGACCCTGATCGGTCCTTACGGCCTGGGCGGTGGTTCTGCCTCTCAGTACTTCGGCCGCGGTGCTCGCATCCGTCGTAACTCGGCCCTTTCTCTTTTCAACTCGATCGTTACAGACTGGGGCACTACCATCCGTTTGGATGATGCTGCTACGCGCGACAACGTTGGCGACACGTCGCTGATTTCCAACAACTTGTTTGTTGCGGTCGATGGTTCTAACGCAGATTACAGTGTATTTGGTAACGCTGAGACCAAAGACATTCTGATGGCCATGAACGACTCGCTGGACGGCACAGCCGCCCTGGACATGGTCAGCCCGTACGGTGACGACGAAGCGCTGCCGCTGGTCAACCCTGATTTCCGCCTGGCTGCCACCTCTCCGGCTGCCACAGGTGCAGATTTCACAAGCGATTTGTTCGCAGGTCTGGTCATCACTTCCATCGAAGACGTCATCACGACTTCGTCGCTGAAACTGTTCCCTAACCCGACGGCCGACAACGTTCTGTTGACACTTGAACTGAAAAAAGCGGGTCAGATCCAGGTCAACATCCTGGACGTAACGGGACGTCAGTTGACTCAAGCAGTGAACAAACACATGGGTGCCACGCAAGAAGTGGTGAAACTCAACACCGCCAATCTTTCTAACGGACTGTACATGGTACAGATCGTAACGGAAGAAGGCGCTGTGACCAAACGCCTGATTGTGGCTCGCTAAACGAGCGAACGCCTTATTACAGAAAAAGCCCGGCAAAACCGGGCTTTTTTGTTTTATCTGGCTGCCACGCGCTGCGGAAGGCAACGCGCGCGTTAGAATCGATTATTTCTTGTGGACGGACACCTTGTTAAGCACCCGCTCGATGATTTGCCGGGACGAGATGCCGTCGGCTTCGGCTTCGTAGTTGAGTAGGATGCGGTGGTTCAGCACATCGGGGGCCACTTCCTTGATGTCTTCGGGCAACACGTAGTCGCGGCCCTGGAAGAACGCAATGGCTTTGGCGGCCAGGTTCAGGTTGATGCTTCCACGCGGCGAAGCCCCAAATTGCAAGTACGTCGCTTCTTCGTTCAGTCCGTAGTCGCGCGGATTGCGGGTCGCAAAGATCAGGTCGATGATGTAGTGCTCGAGCGATTCGGAAAGGGTTACCCGGTTGATGGCGTCACGGATCGCAAACACGTCTTCTTTGGTCAGAAGCGGTTGCACATTGGCCGAAAAGCTCATGTTCGACATCCGGCGCATTACTTCCAACTCGTCGGTTTTGCTCGGATAGCTCACGTAAATCTTCATCATAAACCGGTCGACCTGTGCTTCGGGCAGCGGGTAGGTTCCCTCCTGTTCCACCGGGTTTTGCGTCGCCAGCACCAGAAACGGCCGGTCGAGCGGAAACGTGGTTTCGCCAATGGTCACCTGTTTCTCCTGCATGGCTTCCAGCAGCGCCGACTGCACCTTGGCAGGCGAGCGGTTCACCTCATCGGCCAGGATCAAGTTGGCAAACACCGGCCCTTTCTTCACTTCGAAGTTGCCCACTTTCTGGTTATAGATCATCGTGCCGACCAAATCGGCAGGCAGCAGGTCGGGCGTGAACTGAATGCGCTGAAAATCGAGGTGCAACACCTTCGCCAGCGTATTAATCGTCAGCGTCTTGGCTAGTCCCGGCACGCCTTCCAGCAGCACGTGTCCGTTGGTAAACAGGCCGATCAGCAGGCGATTGACCATGTACTGCTGCCCCACCACTACTTTGCCGACCTCCTGAAAGATCTGTTGAATTTTCTCCTGATAAAGGCCGTTGGCCGGCGTCCCCGCGGTCGGTGGAATTGACGAATGCTCCATATAATGGCAAGTCTGAAAAATAGCAGTACTACGACCCTCAAAGTAACGAGGATCACCCTACATACGCAAATACCCGCGCGGGGCAATCGCCCCGGCAGCGGGCTCCGCAACGGGCTGCAACCCTTTGCAGGGCCGTACGTACACTAATAACAGTAATTATATTTCACGTTAACCCGCATACGCACGATGAACAATCTGAGCATAAAAGGTTCCTGGAACGAAACCAAAGGAAAGCTAAAACAGAAATACGGCCAACTCACCGACGACGATCTGGTGTTTGAAGAAGGCAAAGAAGACGAGCTCCTGGGCCGGCTGCAAAAGAAAACCGGAAAAACCAAAGATGAAATCCGCAAGGTAATTGCCGATCTCTAATTTTTCCCTTCCTACGCTATACACTTAAACCAAAACCTCATGGGAAACATTCTGGTATGGATCGCGGTCATTCTGATCGTTCTGTGGCTGGTCGGTTATCTCGGCTTCGGAGAAGCGGTAGGTA from Catalinimonas alkaloidigena includes:
- a CDS encoding lmo0937 family membrane protein, which gives rise to MGNILVWIAVILIVLWLVGYLGFGEAVGSFIHILLVIAVIVILVRVIRGAV
- a CDS encoding T9SS type A sorting domain-containing protein → MKKIYLLLMAALLPGMAMSQTPFFTETSYRGAFGPVGTEDWTAGWTEWDPQNVEYPAPTVVKSGTISADETWASTDVVDLQGFVYVTNGATLTIEPGCIIRGDAATKGSLIITKGSFIDAQGTAESPIVFTSKADVGSRNVGDWGGIILLGDAPVNRPSAIIEGGLDAQYSSYGGTNAADNSGVLSYVRIEFGGAIYTTDNEINGLTMGGIGSGTTIDHIQCSYINDDSFEWFGGTVNCKYLIAYGGIDDDFDTDYGYSGYVQFALGVRDPDNADAAGDSNGFESDNDGNGSNAKPQTSVIFSNVTLIGPYGLGGGSASQYFGRGARIRRNSALSLFNSIVTDWGTTIRLDDAATRDNVGDTSLISNNLFVAVDGSNADYSVFGNAETKDILMAMNDSLDGTAALDMVSPYGDDEALPLVNPDFRLAATSPAATGADFTSDLFAGLVITSIEDVITTSSLKLFPNPTADNVLLTLELKKAGQIQVNILDVTGRQLTQAVNKHMGATQEVVKLNTANLSNGLYMVQIVTEEGAVTKRLIVAR
- a CDS encoding CsbD family protein, which codes for MNNLSIKGSWNETKGKLKQKYGQLTDDDLVFEEGKEDELLGRLQKKTGKTKDEIRKVIADL
- a CDS encoding AAA family ATPase, translating into MEHSSIPPTAGTPANGLYQEKIQQIFQEVGKVVVGQQYMVNRLLIGLFTNGHVLLEGVPGLAKTLTINTLAKVLHLDFQRIQFTPDLLPADLVGTMIYNQKVGNFEVKKGPVFANLILADEVNRSPAKVQSALLEAMQEKQVTIGETTFPLDRPFLVLATQNPVEQEGTYPLPEAQVDRFMMKIYVSYPSKTDELEVMRRMSNMSFSANVQPLLTKEDVFAIRDAINRVTLSESLEHYIIDLIFATRNPRDYGLNEEATYLQFGASPRGSINLNLAAKAIAFFQGRDYVLPEDIKEVAPDVLNHRILLNYEAEADGISSRQIIERVLNKVSVHKK
- a CDS encoding TonB-dependent receptor, with translation MNKVVLILLTLGISWSALAQNGKIAGKVIDQNTGEELIGVSVVIDGTTNGASTDLDGSYVISAEPGTYNVTVSYVSFQSKKFNNVVIKAGETTPLNITLAEETQTLNEVVVVAEYERESTDALLVERKNALQVSDGLAREFIAKTPDRLSSDVIKRVSGASIQDNKFAIVRGLNDRYNTAFLNGAPLPSTESDRKAFSFDLFPSNLLDNINIVKTATPDLPADFAGGVIQLKTRDIPTENFFSISAGPRFNTITTFKEFYKSPQGSLDFLGMNDGSRDLPSNLPSSDTWRQENLNSNPIQAAQYATQFRNDWALTRIPSIAPGYSAQINGGFSKPVFGNDFGAIFSITNNNDYSYSQSPQQRFLNPSAPGERYVLRQRFLDDRYSHNVTTGFLLNLAYKLGDNHKFGLKNSLNYTTDDLVVRRGGYRDLQISQEQESSIRWYTNNRLFTSQFTGEHFLPGSKLKIDWLGGVSSIYRTVPSLRRQVYTRTNRPDDPSDDGRTFVAAIQRNGTSTTSGGNFFSSNTDETAYTLKLDLSRKFDQLRTEVKVGAFYVDRQRAFAARELGFTQFDPPGTLRFNSDLLNLPVDQIFDPANLGYQISAEGDTVAGGFRIFDATLPNNSYDAGSVTKASYAMLNNQITERLRLIWGVRMESYNQTLSGFGRNSQPVTVDSTVIDWLPSANLIFSLTSKSNVRLSFSQTVSRPEYRELAPFSFYDYTDNFTTNGNPALERTKITNGDVRYELFPRSGEVISISGFYKHFNGPIERVQLLPNEVTFVNATQAINYGGEVELRTRLNKFLFLPQSQLLSYFTVSANLALIKSEVSFEDADPSIKELVIQKRPLQGQSPYVFNASVVFDEPTLNLSVSASYNRVGPRIFIAGTFEDPTILENPRNVLDLQVSRTFFEKLNLRLNVRDVLANKFIFYYDNNANEKYDSYDDAFIERTVGTGVTFTASYNF